One region of Chryseobacterium sp. C-71 genomic DNA includes:
- a CDS encoding LuxR C-terminal-related transcriptional regulator, with amino-acid sequence MLSLYAGGLKINEIAQKLFITADTVKFHQKNSLKKLK; translated from the coding sequence ATACTGAGTCTTTATGCTGGTGGGCTCAAGATCAATGAAATTGCTCAGAAACTTTTTATTACAGCAGATACCGTTAAATTTCATCAAAAAAACTCTTTGAAAAAATTGAAGTGA